Proteins encoded together in one Impatiens glandulifera chromosome 1, dImpGla2.1, whole genome shotgun sequence window:
- the LOC124922657 gene encoding transcription factor CPC-like — protein MEELQYHDEGRNDKKDEDGASTYAKPKFSEDEEILVDKMFRLVGNRWHLIAGRIPGRTSEEIEVFCTAKYGPYQR, from the exons ATGGAAGAACTTCAATATCATGATGAAGGCAGAAATGACAAAAAGGATGAAG ATGGAGCAAGTACATATGCAAAACCTAAATTCTCCGAAGACGAAGAAATACTTGTCGACAAGATGTTTCGCTTGGTCGGGAATAG gtgGCACTTAATTGCGGGAAGAATTCCGGGAAGAACTTCAGAAGAAATTGAAGTGTTTTGTACTGCAAAATATGGACCATATCAacgttaa